The following nucleotide sequence is from Pseudomonas putida S13.1.2.
CAGGGCGATGACTTCACCCTTGAGGGTGCCGAGCATGACCAGGCCGTAGCCCACGCCAACCGCGCCGGAAACCTGCAGCTCCAGGTCCTTCTTCCACACCACGTCACCGGTGATGCGGTCGAGGGCGAAGACTTCGCCATTGACGTCGGAGGCGTAGATACGGTCGTTCTCGATAGCCGGTACCAGGGTGTTGTAGGTCTCACCCTGGCCGTCACCGATCGAACGGCTCCACTGCTTCTTCAGCACCACTTCCTCGGTGAACTTGGTCAGCTCGGCCGGGGGCAGTTCCTTCTTGCTGTTGCTGCTGCAACCGGCGGCCAGTACGGCCAGGGTCAGCACTGCTGCATGTTTCCAACCGATCACTTACGCGTCCCCTTTAGCCAGGTCATCCAGCTTCAATTGCAGGCCACCGACCGCCGCCTCATCGGACAGCGCAGCCTTGGCTTTTTCGTAAGCGCTGTGCGCGTCGTCGGCGCGGCCCAGCTGTACCAGCAGGTCACCCTTCAACTCTTCACGGCTGGCCAGGAAGGCTTTGTCGGCGTCGCCGTCGAGCAGCTTGAGGGCATCCTCGGCCTTGTTCTGGGCTGCCAGCACGCGTGCCAGACGCTGGCGCGAAATCTCGCCCAGGGTCACGTCGGCCGGCTTGTCCAGCACGCCTTTGAGCTCGGCAGCGGCGTCGTCGAGCTTGCCGCTCTCGACCGCGACCTTGGCCACGAACAGGCTGCCGTACTGGGCATAGGCGGTACCGCCAAACTCGCTCTTGAGCTTGCCGGCCAGTTCCGCAACCTTGGTGGCGTCTGGCTGGCCAGTCGGCGTCAGGCTGGTTTCAAGCAACGCCTGATACAGCTGCGAGGCACCTTGCGACTGGTTGTTCTGGTATTTGTGCCAGGTATTCCAGCCCAACACCACAACGCCCGCCAGCAATGCGCCAGTCAGCAGCGGCTTGCCGTTGCGGTTCCACCAGTCCTTGACCCCTGCCAGGTCATCATCATCGGTACTCGACACCCCAATACTCCTTTTCGCCTATTCGCTTGTTGAACCGCGTTACGCTTGCGCGATCGCGGTTTCCAGGTGCTCTGCAAGAGCATCCCAGGCAATGTTCTGTTGTTCGCCCTGGCCACGCAGCGGCTTGAAGCCGATTTCTTGCCTGGCCAGTTCCTCGTCACCGAGGATCAGGGCGAACAGCGCCCCGCTCTTGTCGGCTTTCTTGAACTGGCTCTTGAAGCTGCCACCGCCCGCGTTCACCGCCAGGCGCAGGCCCGGCAAGCGGTCGCGCAGGGTTTCGGACAGGCGCAGGCCAGCCAGCTCGGCCTGCTCGCCAAAGGCGCACAGGTAAACGTCGATCTGGCGGTTGATGGACGCCGGCACTTTGCCCAGGGTTTCCAGCAGCAGGATCAGGCGCTCGATACCCATGGCGAAACCGACGCCAGTGGTCGGCTTGCCGCCCATTTGCTCGACCAGGCCGTCGTAGCGGCCACCGGCGCACACGGTGCCCTGGGCGCCGAGCTTGTCGGTGACCCACTCGAATACGGTCTTGCTGTAGTAGTCCAGGCCACGCACCAGCTTGGTATTGATCACGAACGGAATGCCGGCGGCGTCCAGGCGAGCCTTGAGGCCCTCGAAGTGCACGCGCGAGGCTTCGTCCAGGTAATCTTCCAGCTTCGGCGCACCCACCAGCACCGCCTGGGTGTTCTGGTCCTTGCTGTCGAGGATGCGCAGCGGGTTGCTCTTCAGGCGGCGCTGGCTGTCTTCGTCCAGTTGCTCCAGGCGCGCCGAGAGGAACTCGACCAGCGCGTCACGGTAGCGCGCGCGGGCTTCGCTGGTACCCAGGCTGTTGAGCTCCAGCTTGACCGCGTCCTGGATGCCCAGCAGGCCCCACAGGCGCCAGGTCAGCATGATCAGCTCGGCATCGATGTCCGGGCCATCCAGGTTGAACACTTCCACGCCAATCTGGTGGAACTGGCGGTAGCGGCCCTTTTGTGGGCGCTCGTGGCGGAACATCTGGCCGATGTACCACAGTTTTTGCACCTGGCCGTTGCCGGTGATGCCATGCTCCAGCACGGCACGGACGCAAGCGGCGGTGCCTTCGGGACGCAGGGTCAGCGAATCGCCGTTACGGTCCTCGAAGGTGTACATCTCTTTTTCGACGATGTCGGTCACTTCACCGATCGAGCGCTTGAACAGCTCGGTGAACTCGACGATCGGCGTGCGGATCTGGCTGTACCCGTAGGTGTCCAGCAGACCGGCCACGGTGCCTTCGAAGTAGCGCCACAGTGGCGACTGTTCTGGCAGGATGTCGTTCATGCCACGGATGGCTTGCAGCGATTTGCTCACGAAAAGTCCTTACGAATTCTGTGTGTCAGCCACGGGCGATCAGCGCCGCGTCGGCTTCGACCTTTTCGGCCGCTTTCTGACGGATGAGCCTTTCCAGCTCATCGACCAGGTTGTCATTGGTCAGTTTCTGCGCCGGCTTGCCGTCGATGTAGATCAGGTTCGGCGTGCCGCCGGTCAACCCCACATGGGCTTCCTTGGCTTCACCGGGGCCGTTGACCACACAACCGATCACCGCCACGTCCAGCGGCACCAGCAGGTCTTCCAGGCGCCCTTCCAGCTCGTTCATGGTCTTGACCACATCGAAGTTCTGCCGCGAGCAGCTCGGGCAGGCGATGAAGTTGATGCCACGCGAACGCAGGTGCAGCGACTTGAGGATGTCGTAGCCGACTTTCACTTCTTCGACCGGGTCGGCCGCCAGCGAGATCCGGATGGTATCGCCGATGCCCTCGGCCAGCAGCATACCGAGGCCGACGGCGGATTTCACCGTCCCCGAACGCAGGCCCCCGGCTTCGGTGATACCCAGGTGCAGCGGCTGCACGATCTGCTTGGCCAGCAGGCGGTAGGCTTCGACGGCCATGAACACGTCGGAGGCCTTGACGCTGACCTTGAAGTCCTGGAAGTCCAGGCGGTCCAGATGCTCGACGTGGCGCAGGGCCGACTCGACCAGCGCCGCCGGGGTCGGTTCGCCGTACTTCTTCTGCAGGTCCTTTTCCAGAGAACCGGCGTTAACGCCGATACGGATCGGGATACCACGGTCGCGGGCAGCGTCGACCACGGCGCGTACACGGTCTTCGCGGCCGATGTTGCCCGGGTTGATACGCAGGCAATCGACGCCCAGTTCGGCCACGCGCAGGGCGATCTTGTAGTCGAAGTGGATGTCGGCGACCAGCGGCACGCTGACCAGTTGCTTGATCTTGCCAAACGCCTCGGCCGCGTCCATGTCCGGCACCGAAACCCGCACGATGTCCACGCCGGCATCGACCAGGCGCTGGATTTGCGCCACGGTGGCGGCGACATCGTTGGTGTCGGTGTTGGTCATGCTCTGCACCGCGATAGGTGCATCACCACCCACCGGCACATTGCCGACCCAGATTTTGCGGGATTCGCGACGTTTGATCGGAGATTCGCCGTGCATGACTTACTGTCCCAACTTCAGGCGAGCAGTCTCGCCACTGGTGAACGGGGCAACATCGACGGCCTGGCCGTTGTAGCTGACCTGGGCGCCACGGGCAAAGCCCAGACGCACCGCGAACGGCGGCTTGCCGGTCAGCTCGAGGTTGTCCCCCTTGCGCTTGACGGCGCTGAACAGCACCTTGCCGTTGCCATCGGAGACCTGGGTCCAGCAATCGGCGGTGAACTGGATGGCGACCTTGGCGCTGCCTGCCGGTACTGCGGCTGGCTCGGCAGCGGCCACGGCGGCTGCAGGTGCTACAGGCGCGACGGCGGCCGGTGCAGGGGTAGCCGGTGCTGCCGGAGCAGGCGCTACGCTGGCTGCAGGTTGCACAGGCACCTGCTGGGCGGGTGCTGCGGCAGCCGTTGGCGCCGGGTTTGCCGGAGCCTGTTCTGCGGCCGCGGCAGGCTGCTCGGCAGTGCCATGCTCCAGTGCCAGCGGCGCGCTTTCGGGCTGCTGGCCTGCGGTAACAGCCTGGTCTTCAGGCTCGTCGAGCGGGTGAATCTGGGTGGTGCCGTCGGCGCTTTCGACTTCGACGTGCTCCAGGGCCATCTTGGCCAGGTCCTTGCCACGCAGGCTGCCCTGGTCCTGCCACCAGACGAAGCCACCGCCGACCACGGCCACCAGCAACAGCAGGCTGACGCCGCGCAGAATATTGTGCGACAGGCGTACTGGCTCTTCGATACGCCCCAGCGAGTGCACATCGCTGCCTTTGGCGTGGGTACCGGTGTAGCGGTCGAAGGCTTCTACCAGGGTGGCCTGGTCAAGGTCCATCAACTTGGCATAGGCGCGGATATAGCCACGGGCGAAGGTGTGCCCGGGCAGCTTGTCGAAGGCGCCGGTTTCCACATGGTTCAACGAACTGACAGTGAGGTTGAGCTTGCGGGCCACCTCGGCTTGAGACCAGTCCCGTTTCTCACGGGCCAGGCGCAAAAGCTCACCGGGGTTCTGGCCAGGCGCTACTGCTACTTCGGGATGCGCGGCGTTCATCGTTGCTCCGACAGGTATTGCTGATATTCCGGCGTACCGGGATAAAGTCGTTGTAATTGCTGGCCCAGCTCGGCCAGTGTGCCCTGCTCGTCGAACACCCTGGCAAGGCGGCTACCCAGCAGCAGGCTACGGGCATCGTGGTCGCTCAACTGGCTGAAACGATCGTAGTAGTCCCGGGCCGGCACATAATGCCTGTTTTCGTAGGACAACTCAGCCATTTCCAGCAACGCTTTCGGTTGCCGCTGGTTGAGTTGCAACGCTTTGAGCAGATACGCGTGCGCCTGATCGCGGCGCTCAAGCTTCAGAGCCGTCAGGCCCAGGTTCTCGTACACGCGTGAGCGCTCAGGATACAGGGTATCGCTACTGGCCAGGCGAAACATCTGCT
It contains:
- the hisS gene encoding histidine--tRNA ligase, producing MSKSLQAIRGMNDILPEQSPLWRYFEGTVAGLLDTYGYSQIRTPIVEFTELFKRSIGEVTDIVEKEMYTFEDRNGDSLTLRPEGTAACVRAVLEHGITGNGQVQKLWYIGQMFRHERPQKGRYRQFHQIGVEVFNLDGPDIDAELIMLTWRLWGLLGIQDAVKLELNSLGTSEARARYRDALVEFLSARLEQLDEDSQRRLKSNPLRILDSKDQNTQAVLVGAPKLEDYLDEASRVHFEGLKARLDAAGIPFVINTKLVRGLDYYSKTVFEWVTDKLGAQGTVCAGGRYDGLVEQMGGKPTTGVGFAMGIERLILLLETLGKVPASINRQIDVYLCAFGEQAELAGLRLSETLRDRLPGLRLAVNAGGGSFKSQFKKADKSGALFALILGDEELARQEIGFKPLRGQGEQQNIAWDALAEHLETAIAQA
- the ispG gene encoding flavodoxin-dependent (E)-4-hydroxy-3-methylbut-2-enyl-diphosphate synthase; the encoded protein is MHGESPIKRRESRKIWVGNVPVGGDAPIAVQSMTNTDTNDVAATVAQIQRLVDAGVDIVRVSVPDMDAAEAFGKIKQLVSVPLVADIHFDYKIALRVAELGVDCLRINPGNIGREDRVRAVVDAARDRGIPIRIGVNAGSLEKDLQKKYGEPTPAALVESALRHVEHLDRLDFQDFKVSVKASDVFMAVEAYRLLAKQIVQPLHLGITEAGGLRSGTVKSAVGLGMLLAEGIGDTIRISLAADPVEEVKVGYDILKSLHLRSRGINFIACPSCSRQNFDVVKTMNELEGRLEDLLVPLDVAVIGCVVNGPGEAKEAHVGLTGGTPNLIYIDGKPAQKLTNDNLVDELERLIRQKAAEKVEADAALIARG
- a CDS encoding RodZ domain-containing protein translates to MNAAHPEVAVAPGQNPGELLRLAREKRDWSQAEVARKLNLTVSSLNHVETGAFDKLPGHTFARGYIRAYAKLMDLDQATLVEAFDRYTGTHAKGSDVHSLGRIEEPVRLSHNILRGVSLLLLVAVVGGGFVWWQDQGSLRGKDLAKMALEHVEVESADGTTQIHPLDEPEDQAVTAGQQPESAPLALEHGTAEQPAAAAEQAPANPAPTAAAAPAQQVPVQPAASVAPAPAAPATPAPAAVAPVAPAAAVAAAEPAAVPAGSAKVAIQFTADCWTQVSDGNGKVLFSAVKRKGDNLELTGKPPFAVRLGFARGAQVSYNGQAVDVAPFTSGETARLKLGQ
- the pilW gene encoding type IV pilus biogenesis/stability protein PilW, with translation MSLRAALSILALLLLAGCVSGGAGDPLASRQGRADAGRAYVQLGLGYLQQGLTGQAKAPLGKALALDSRDADAHAALALVFQAEGEPLLAEAHFRKALQARTGDTRIRNNYGSFLYAQGRFAEAKQMFRLASSDTLYPERSRVYENLGLTALKLERRDQAHAYLLKALQLNQRQPKALLEMAELSYENRHYVPARDYYDRFSQLSDHDARSLLLGSRLARVFDEQGTLAELGQQLQRLYPGTPEYQQYLSEQR
- a CDS encoding tetratricopeptide repeat protein; protein product: MSSTDDDDLAGVKDWWNRNGKPLLTGALLAGVVVLGWNTWHKYQNNQSQGASQLYQALLETSLTPTGQPDATKVAELAGKLKSEFGGTAYAQYGSLFVAKVAVESGKLDDAAAELKGVLDKPADVTLGEISRQRLARVLAAQNKAEDALKLLDGDADKAFLASREELKGDLLVQLGRADDAHSAYEKAKAALSDEAAVGGLQLKLDDLAKGDA